A region of Chloracidobacterium sp. DNA encodes the following proteins:
- a CDS encoding PTS sugar transporter subunit IIA, with protein sequence MSETKRIGGVIVSHGQVANELLAAAEAVVGDLSHITAVSIGWHDDVDMAKVEIERAIAQVSNGNGVLVLTDMFGGTPTNISAMFLKENEVEIVTGVNLPMVIKLASNNKEITLHELAIEVEDQGKEAICRTSAFLEPQKMKKDA encoded by the coding sequence ATGAGCGAAACAAAACGAATCGGCGGAGTCATCGTATCTCACGGACAAGTCGCAAATGAATTGCTAGCAGCGGCAGAAGCTGTCGTCGGCGATCTCAGCCACATCACTGCGGTCTCGATCGGCTGGCATGACGATGTCGATATGGCCAAAGTCGAGATAGAACGTGCGATCGCACAGGTTTCTAATGGTAACGGAGTTTTGGTGTTGACCGATATGTTCGGCGGCACGCCGACGAATATCTCGGCAATGTTTCTCAAAGAGAACGAAGTCGAGATCGTTACCGGCGTCAATTTGCCGATGGTGATAAAGCTCGCATCCAACAACAAAGAAATTACGCTTCACGAACTCGCAATAGAGGTCGAGGATCAGGGTAAAGAAGCGATCTGTCGAACTAGCGCCTTTCTTGAGCCGCAGAAAATGAAAAAGGATGCTTGA
- the lptB gene encoding LPS export ABC transporter ATP-binding protein, with amino-acid sequence MDPNASNGHSPKHDIDSLAAQHLQKTYGSRRVVDNVSLSVAPGEVVGLLGANGAGKTTTFYMMVGLESSEEGSISMNGRDVSALPMYLRARLGLGYLPQESSVFRKLTAEQNILAVLETMKMSRIERFSRLEELLEEFGITHVRKNRGDSLSGGERRRVEIARCLATNPRYILLDEPFAGIDPLAIDDIREIILYLKKQGIGILITDHNVRETLGITDRAYILSEGKILRSGDPSALIDDPDVRRLYLGERFTL; translated from the coding sequence ATGGACCCCAACGCCTCAAACGGACATTCGCCTAAACACGATATCGATTCACTGGCCGCCCAACATTTGCAGAAAACATACGGCAGCAGACGTGTTGTTGATAATGTAAGCCTGTCAGTTGCACCGGGCGAGGTCGTCGGCTTATTAGGGGCAAACGGAGCCGGAAAGACGACAACATTCTATATGATGGTCGGGCTTGAAAGTTCTGAAGAAGGCTCGATCTCGATGAACGGCCGCGATGTATCAGCTCTGCCGATGTACCTGCGTGCCCGGCTCGGCCTTGGATATCTACCTCAGGAATCGTCAGTTTTTCGCAAGCTCACCGCCGAGCAGAACATTCTCGCCGTACTCGAAACGATGAAAATGAGCCGCATTGAACGTTTTTCGCGACTCGAAGAGCTTCTTGAAGAATTTGGGATCACGCATGTTCGAAAGAACAGAGGCGACTCACTGTCCGGCGGCGAAAGAAGACGCGTCGAGATCGCTCGCTGCCTGGCTACCAACCCTCGTTACATTTTACTTGATGAGCCCTTTGCCGGCATTGACCCGCTTGCAATAGACGATATTCGCGAGATCATTTTGTATCTAAAAAAGCAAGGCATCGGTATCCTGATCACTGACCACAATGTCCGCGAAACACTTGGAATTACAGATCGGGCCTACATTCTTTCCGAAGGTAAGATCCTTCGTTCAGGCGACCCGTCCGCACTTATTGATGATCCCGATGTCCGGCGGTTATATTTGGGCGAAAGGTTTACCTTGTAA
- the raiA gene encoding ribosome-associated translation inhibitor RaiA has protein sequence MNFEFTGRHIDVTPALKSHVEEHFKRIEHIFDGKPPKAHVIIEVERGRHRSEVVINWRNEVLTAETSNSDMYQSLSQTIEKIEKQARKLKDKVIDKSHKATKASVIPTLEDEVD, from the coding sequence ATGAACTTTGAATTCACAGGACGACACATTGACGTAACACCGGCACTAAAATCCCATGTGGAAGAACATTTTAAGAGGATCGAACATATTTTTGACGGCAAGCCGCCTAAAGCGCACGTAATAATTGAAGTAGAGCGCGGCAGGCATCGATCCGAGGTCGTGATCAATTGGCGAAACGAAGTTTTGACGGCTGAGACCAGTAACTCAGATATGTACCAATCGCTGTCTCAGACCATCGAAAAGATCGAAAAGCAGGCTAGAAAATTGAAGGATAAAGTGATCGATAAATCGCACAAAGCGACAAAGGCGTCTGTGATACCGACACTTGAGGATGAGGTCGATTAG
- a CDS encoding UDP-diphosphatase, with the protein MNFLQAIILGIVQGLTEFIPVSSTAHLVFASRFTNLYDGNPEMITATMAVIQLGTLGAVLIYFAGDILGISVAFVRDHFALLTGKRGMRFSGTDGVRPIWLSEEAWLGWLVILGSIPIGAVGYIFKDFIEGSGTKNLWIIATMLIVVAVFLSIAEYVGKQRKEMRHLGLVDAIVVGLAQVLALMPGASRSGTTITGGLLAGQKRETAARFSFLLSIPAITASGLLELRKAIHILPSESFTPLIVATIVAGIVGYLSIWFLLSFLKRNSTAVFIIYRIILGTVILVLLGMGIIGPLVTL; encoded by the coding sequence ATGAATTTTCTCCAAGCGATCATTCTCGGCATAGTTCAAGGACTGACTGAATTTATACCGGTCAGCTCAACCGCGCATCTTGTGTTTGCCAGCCGGTTTACAAATCTTTATGACGGCAATCCCGAGATGATCACTGCGACGATGGCTGTGATTCAGTTGGGCACGCTTGGGGCGGTTCTAATCTATTTCGCGGGTGATATTTTGGGGATTTCAGTTGCGTTCGTTCGCGATCATTTTGCTTTGTTGACCGGTAAGCGAGGAATGAGATTCTCTGGCACTGACGGCGTGAGGCCAATATGGCTGTCTGAAGAAGCCTGGCTCGGATGGCTTGTAATATTAGGCTCGATTCCAATAGGTGCTGTCGGATATATATTTAAGGATTTTATCGAGGGCAGCGGAACTAAAAATCTTTGGATAATCGCAACGATGCTTATAGTTGTAGCCGTCTTTCTTTCCATTGCAGAATACGTCGGCAAACAGCGAAAAGAAATGAGGCATTTGGGACTTGTCGATGCGATCGTAGTCGGCTTAGCTCAGGTGCTTGCTCTTATGCCCGGTGCGAGCCGTTCGGGAACGACAATTACAGGCGGACTTCTCGCAGGTCAAAAACGCGAGACTGCCGCTAGGTTTTCTTTTTTGTTATCTATACCTGCTATCACAGCAAGCGGCTTGCTTGAGCTTCGTAAGGCCATACATATATTACCATCGGAGAGCTTTACACCATTGATCGTGGCGACGATCGTCGCTGGCATCGTCGGCTATCTATCGATCTGGTTTTTGCTGTCATTTCTCAAACGTAATTCGACTGCCGTTTTTATTATTTATCGCATTATTCTAGGAACAGTAATTCTCGTCTTATTAGGAATGGGAATTATTGGTCCCTTAGTAACATTGTGA
- the lptC gene encoding LPS export ABC transporter periplasmic protein LptC codes for MPEQITHNQDLYRLRAKLPQYFRIAAVGVIAVTILAVVIGFYRERSKSPFKLKSEHTRLSTDVVADVNGYERLETDGGVSKFYIKADSAKTFSDEHQELQNVYVETFDNEGLSNNKMTAESALYVPEADKNFTAYLKGNVQIETPDALKIKTNNIIYTKKNETAEADEAVEFERANIRGKSFGASVKIGDKIIELLKNVEIEAFESPELVRSNIRYAKINTNSAVFDQLGNRIDLRDNVAINIESKGKSSGKPQMTDVLAERASVFLNGSDPRSSQLKRFEFFDKVHIVSSESGTASTNIDCGYASYDRYADRFELKNGTHIVMSPNDKPTDITSSEAIYEQSAGKLTLTGNAVITQGSDYLKGELLHANLFPDKKVKDAVIRGNASARQTTTERTTLIAAPEMNAAFGESRQLHDANAIGQSDVEIIPNENKEYSKVSISAASGIGLLFKGPGMIDALRTDGRTSIQLSAPDAPDAANKRVSADVVRTTFGANGKDISKAEAVGNAELNVEPLHNDRKNYKTTINAPRFDCEFFPTGNNAKTCTGGRKTKTVRVPTIPEQTHGTQTLVADQITANFDPQSKDFEQLNASGNARFTELDNNAIAAEMTFTQADETLRLRGGEPTGWNSKYRSKAKEIDWNIRSQHSFMRGKVSTTYYSLKQLNNAAPFGQSDKPVFITSDSAEFDQPGETAIYLGNARAWQENNYIHGDKFTLKQKDGQFLADGNVRSAAYNVKVNQKTGNASVPVFASASTMTYGRDSQLLQYRTHVDIRQGTDRITANSADVYLNKENEVTKTIAETNVVVSQPGRRGTGDWLQYTSSDEMAILRGSPALVEDAENGSSQAAQLTLYMREKRVVSEGKSKQPTSTRMKSVYKVQGKQ; via the coding sequence GTGCCGGAACAAATAACCCACAATCAAGATCTATATAGGTTGCGGGCAAAATTGCCGCAGTACTTCCGCATCGCTGCTGTTGGTGTAATTGCTGTCACGATACTTGCAGTTGTAATAGGTTTTTATCGCGAGCGGTCGAAATCACCATTTAAGCTAAAGAGCGAGCATACTCGGCTTTCTACGGATGTCGTCGCCGACGTTAACGGCTACGAAAGACTTGAAACTGACGGCGGCGTCTCGAAATTCTATATTAAAGCCGACTCCGCCAAAACATTTTCGGACGAGCATCAGGAACTTCAGAATGTCTATGTAGAAACATTCGACAATGAGGGTTTGTCGAACAATAAGATGACAGCCGAATCGGCACTCTATGTTCCCGAAGCAGACAAGAACTTTACGGCCTATCTAAAAGGCAATGTACAGATCGAAACTCCCGACGCGCTTAAGATAAAGACAAACAACATTATCTACACCAAAAAAAATGAAACTGCCGAAGCTGACGAGGCTGTCGAATTTGAACGAGCAAACATTCGAGGTAAATCATTTGGAGCAAGTGTTAAGATTGGCGACAAAATAATCGAACTGTTAAAGAATGTCGAGATCGAGGCGTTTGAATCGCCCGAACTCGTTAGATCAAATATTCGCTATGCGAAGATCAATACCAATTCGGCCGTATTTGACCAATTGGGCAATAGGATAGATCTCCGTGACAATGTCGCTATAAACATCGAGTCAAAAGGGAAGTCGTCAGGAAAGCCGCAAATGACTGATGTCCTTGCAGAACGAGCCTCGGTCTTTCTTAACGGTTCCGATCCTAGATCATCACAATTAAAGAGATTTGAATTTTTTGATAAAGTTCACATCGTTTCATCAGAATCCGGTACGGCATCAACCAATATTGATTGCGGCTACGCATCTTATGACAGGTATGCTGACCGTTTTGAACTAAAAAACGGGACACATATCGTCATGTCCCCAAATGATAAACCGACGGACATTACGTCGTCTGAAGCAATATATGAACAGTCCGCCGGAAAACTCACATTGACTGGCAATGCTGTGATCACACAAGGCTCCGATTATCTGAAAGGTGAACTTCTGCACGCAAATCTGTTTCCCGACAAGAAAGTTAAGGATGCGGTCATTCGGGGCAATGCCTCGGCGCGGCAAACAACGACAGAACGTACAACGCTGATCGCTGCTCCAGAAATGAATGCAGCATTCGGCGAATCGCGTCAGCTTCATGACGCAAATGCAATCGGACAAAGTGACGTTGAGATCATTCCCAACGAAAATAAGGAATATTCAAAAGTTAGTATTTCAGCGGCAAGTGGAATTGGCTTGCTGTTCAAGGGCCCGGGCATGATCGATGCTTTGCGGACAGATGGACGGACATCGATTCAGCTTAGTGCACCTGATGCACCCGACGCGGCAAACAAGCGTGTCTCTGCCGATGTTGTCCGAACGACCTTTGGTGCAAACGGGAAGGACATCAGTAAAGCCGAAGCTGTAGGAAATGCAGAGCTGAATGTAGAGCCGTTGCATAACGATAGAAAAAACTATAAAACAACCATCAATGCACCGCGTTTCGATTGTGAGTTCTTTCCGACGGGAAATAACGCCAAAACTTGTACCGGCGGACGCAAAACAAAAACTGTGCGAGTCCCTACTATTCCGGAACAGACGCACGGGACACAGACACTTGTTGCCGATCAAATAACAGCCAACTTCGATCCGCAATCAAAGGATTTCGAACAGTTAAATGCGTCAGGTAATGCTAGATTTACCGAACTTGACAACAATGCTATAGCCGCAGAAATGACTTTCACCCAAGCGGATGAAACTCTGAGACTTAGAGGCGGTGAGCCGACCGGTTGGAACTCGAAATATAGATCAAAGGCCAAGGAGATCGACTGGAACATCCGCAGCCAGCATTCTTTTATGCGAGGCAAAGTAAGCACAACATACTACAGCCTCAAACAATTGAACAACGCTGCTCCTTTCGGCCAATCGGATAAGCCGGTTTTTATTACATCGGACAGTGCCGAATTTGACCAGCCCGGCGAAACCGCAATCTACCTCGGTAATGCTCGAGCATGGCAGGAAAATAACTATATTCACGGTGATAAATTTACGCTAAAGCAAAAAGATGGCCAGTTCCTTGCTGACGGCAACGTCCGCAGCGCGGCCTACAACGTGAAAGTAAATCAAAAAACGGGTAATGCATCCGTTCCGGTTTTTGCCTCTGCCAGTACCATGACTTATGGCCGTGATAGCCAGCTCCTGCAATATCGAACACATGTTGACATACGACAAGGAACCGACAGGATCACCGCAAACTCCGCTGATGTTTACCTTAATAAGGAAAATGAGGTAACAAAGACGATTGCAGAAACCAACGTTGTGGTATCTCAGCCGGGAAGACGCGGAACCGGTGACTGGCTGCAATACACGTCTAGCGACGAAATGGCTATCCTTCGCGGCAGCCCGGCACTTGTAGAAGACGCTGAAAACGGCTCATCTCAGGCCGCTCAATTGACACTCTATATGCGCGAAAAACGTGTAGTCAGTGAAGGGAAATCTAAGCAACCAACATCCACACGGATGAAGTCAGTTTACAAGGTGCAGGGCAAGCAATAA
- the rocF gene encoding arginase, with protein sequence MTDKKVGILGVPLGFGAGKTGSELGVNAMRLTEFRGLSLAEHIRGGYQVVDHGDAAIVQPEPGSDGGHPKHLKEMLASSENIIKAVSDILNAGELPIILGGDHAIAIPTFSAIANHYKQKGTEIGLIWFDAHSDINTPDTSPSGNIHGMPLATILGYGNEQLVNLCGYAPKLNHKYFAHIGARDIDQGERATIEKLGLRKNFFTMSDIDKRGMAACVEDAIKIASQAPGGYAVTFDIDMIDPRFAPGSGTLVRGGTTYREAHLALEIIAEHGGMRSFEIVEVNPLLDQSNITVELACELILSALGKTIL encoded by the coding sequence ATGACTGATAAAAAAGTAGGAATACTCGGCGTGCCGCTTGGCTTTGGTGCGGGGAAGACGGGAAGCGAGCTTGGCGTTAATGCGATGCGTTTGACGGAGTTTCGCGGGCTGAGCCTCGCTGAGCACATACGCGGCGGCTATCAAGTCGTCGATCACGGCGACGCAGCGATTGTCCAACCCGAGCCGGGATCTGACGGAGGCCATCCCAAACATCTAAAGGAAATGCTCGCTTCAAGCGAGAACATCATCAAAGCGGTGAGCGACATTCTCAACGCCGGTGAACTGCCGATCATTCTCGGCGGCGATCACGCTATTGCGATACCGACATTCTCGGCCATCGCCAATCACTATAAGCAAAAGGGAACTGAGATCGGCTTGATCTGGTTTGATGCTCACTCGGACATCAACACGCCTGATACTTCGCCGTCGGGCAACATTCACGGCATGCCGCTGGCGACGATACTCGGCTACGGCAACGAACAGCTCGTCAACCTCTGCGGCTACGCGCCAAAGCTCAACCACAAATACTTCGCGCACATCGGAGCCCGCGACATCGATCAGGGCGAACGTGCCACGATCGAAAAGCTTGGGCTTCGCAAGAATTTCTTTACGATGAGCGACATCGACAAACGCGGGATGGCTGCGTGCGTCGAAGATGCTATTAAGATCGCTTCACAGGCTCCGGGCGGTTACGCCGTGACGTTTGACATCGACATGATCGATCCGCGATTCGCACCGGGCAGCGGCACCTTGGTCCGCGGCGGCACGACCTATCGCGAAGCCCATCTCGCCCTAGAGATCATCGCCGAACACGGCGGCATGCGGTCCTTCGAAATAGTCGAAGTCAACCCGCTCCTCGACCAAAGCAACATCACCGTCGAACTAGCCTGCGAACTGATCCTGTCGGCGTTGGGTAAGACAATCTTGTAG
- the rapZ gene encoding RNase adapter RapZ, with amino-acid sequence MPSERRKKQRKSVELPEFVIVTGLSGSGMSSATDAFEDLGYFCVDNLPLTMLSTFGRLLIEGEDGTPPIEKAALVIDIRERHFLSQFQSELAKLAKKKIRPFIVFFEASDEVLLRRFSETRRRHPADNDKGLLAAIRAERRTLKDVRKLADLHIDTSEHTVHTLRHLMVQKFSGSDKGVPMKVEVISFGHKYGSPRGVDLMFDVRHLPNPYFQQDLKHLAGEDPKIIKYLRDKPEVNETIKRLIDLLLYLLPLYQREGKSYLTIGVGCTGGRHRSVMVANSLRDALKKEKFDVSVTHRDIQK; translated from the coding sequence ATGCCCTCAGAAAGACGTAAAAAGCAGCGGAAAAGTGTAGAGCTTCCTGAGTTCGTGATCGTGACAGGACTTAGCGGATCGGGAATGAGCTCGGCAACGGATGCATTTGAGGATCTTGGATATTTTTGCGTCGATAATCTGCCTTTGACGATGCTTTCGACTTTTGGACGTTTGCTGATCGAAGGCGAAGACGGCACTCCGCCAATAGAGAAGGCTGCTTTGGTAATAGATATTCGCGAACGTCATTTCTTGTCTCAATTCCAGAGTGAACTTGCTAAGTTAGCAAAGAAAAAGATTAGACCGTTTATCGTTTTTTTTGAGGCGTCAGACGAAGTCTTGCTTCGTCGCTTTTCCGAAACGCGCCGTCGTCATCCTGCCGACAACGACAAAGGCCTTCTCGCCGCGATCCGCGCGGAACGACGGACGCTCAAAGATGTCCGCAAACTTGCGGATCTTCACATCGACACGTCCGAGCATACTGTTCACACGCTGCGACATTTGATGGTCCAGAAATTCAGCGGCTCCGACAAAGGTGTGCCGATGAAGGTCGAGGTGATAAGTTTCGGGCACAAATACGGCAGCCCTCGCGGTGTCGATCTTATGTTTGATGTCCGGCATTTGCCTAATCCATATTTTCAACAGGACCTAAAACATCTTGCCGGCGAAGATCCAAAGATAATTAAATACCTCCGCGACAAGCCTGAAGTAAACGAGACGATTAAAAGACTTATTGATCTGCTGTTATATCTGCTGCCGCTATATCAACGCGAAGGCAAATCTTATTTAACGATCGGTGTTGGCTGTACAGGCGGACGACATCGTTCGGTGATGGTCGCGAACAGCCTGCGCGACGCGCTTAAGAAAGAGAAGTTTGACGTTTCGGTGACGCATCGAGACATTCAGAAATAA
- a CDS encoding HPr family phosphocarrier protein, with protein sequence MLEREVSITNALGLHARAAAKLVRLANTFRSSVTLTRTDTNVSADGKDILGLLQIAAGIGVDLKITVEGIDEQDAIEQITKLFADKFGEDQD encoded by the coding sequence ATGCTTGAGCGCGAAGTGAGTATCACAAACGCGCTCGGCTTGCATGCGAGAGCGGCGGCAAAGCTCGTGCGGCTTGCTAACACGTTCCGCAGCAGCGTTACGCTTACGCGAACTGACACAAACGTAAGTGCTGACGGCAAGGATATATTAGGCCTTTTGCAGATCGCAGCGGGAATCGGCGTCGATCTGAAGATCACAGTCGAAGGCATTGACGAACAAGACGCCATCGAGCAGATCACAAAACTCTTCGCCGACAAATTTGGCGAGGATCAAGATTGA
- the rpoN gene encoding RNA polymerase factor sigma-54 — MSSLRLTHQLQQKMVLTPQLRQRIEMLQMTSLELNELIELEMVANPVLEEVLPGEEVQEIGDNILDQNSSGDDDGFDNNADHSADAISEARTDHLAEIDGIVPEGSSLNGNEEHSTDIDGDDDSHAESADSFDEIDYGREFQDYLDPGYRTQEIEYKDDAPSFEQFLTHSQSLSEHLEWQLHLLSLNSETEEAAILVIGNLDDDGRLSTSIDEIAEMCGSSVETVERARQAVMKLDPVGCGAFSVHECLLAQLHVIGERESLAADLVINHLEDLQPHRLQHLAKKTGVDLQTLDKEIEKIRQLDPFPGRRYSSEEAIFVSPEVYVEKLEDDYVIYFADDGSPRLRISHTYNKLLDQTDSSKETKDFIKEKMRSAVDLLRNIEHRRQTIYRVVECIVSRQRDFLDNGVEHIKPMMLKDIAEDIGMHLSTISRVVNRKYAHTPQGVIELRRFFTEGMLNEEGEEVSTRILKLRIKKMVEDEDTKKPLTDDQIARVLSNEGVKLSRRTVAKYRDQMNIPGSRERKTVI, encoded by the coding sequence ATGTCATCTCTACGGCTAACTCATCAATTGCAGCAAAAGATGGTTTTGACGCCCCAACTGCGTCAGCGTATCGAAATGCTGCAGATGACGTCGCTCGAATTGAATGAACTGATCGAGCTGGAGATGGTAGCCAATCCTGTACTTGAGGAAGTTCTGCCCGGAGAAGAGGTCCAAGAGATCGGAGATAACATTCTTGATCAAAATTCCAGCGGTGATGATGACGGATTCGATAACAATGCTGATCACTCAGCTGATGCCATTTCCGAAGCGCGCACCGATCATCTCGCGGAGATTGACGGAATTGTGCCCGAAGGATCGAGCCTTAACGGCAACGAAGAACATAGCACAGACATCGACGGGGACGACGATTCGCATGCGGAAAGCGCCGATTCTTTTGATGAGATCGATTATGGTCGTGAATTTCAGGATTATCTCGATCCCGGTTATCGCACTCAGGAGATCGAATATAAAGATGACGCTCCGAGCTTTGAACAGTTTTTAACTCATTCGCAGTCACTCAGCGAACACTTAGAATGGCAGCTTCATCTTCTTAGCTTGAACAGCGAAACGGAAGAGGCGGCGATCCTCGTGATCGGCAATTTGGATGACGACGGACGTTTATCGACAAGCATCGACGAAATTGCTGAGATGTGCGGCAGTTCAGTGGAAACTGTTGAACGCGCGAGACAAGCGGTTATGAAGCTCGACCCAGTCGGCTGTGGAGCGTTCAGCGTACACGAATGCCTGCTCGCACAGTTGCATGTGATCGGTGAGCGAGAAAGTCTCGCGGCGGACCTTGTCATAAATCATTTGGAAGACCTTCAGCCGCACAGGCTTCAGCATCTGGCAAAAAAAACGGGTGTTGATCTACAAACTCTCGATAAAGAGATCGAAAAGATCAGGCAGCTTGATCCATTCCCGGGAAGGCGTTATTCGTCCGAAGAAGCGATCTTCGTGTCCCCCGAAGTTTACGTGGAAAAGCTCGAAGACGATTATGTCATCTATTTTGCCGATGATGGCAGCCCGAGACTTCGTATAAGTCACACCTATAACAAACTGCTCGACCAAACCGACTCATCAAAAGAAACTAAGGATTTTATTAAAGAAAAGATGCGATCGGCGGTTGATCTGCTTCGAAATATCGAGCATCGGCGGCAGACTATCTACCGCGTGGTAGAGTGTATAGTTTCTCGCCAACGGGACTTTCTTGATAATGGCGTCGAACATATTAAACCGATGATGTTGAAAGACATTGCGGAAGATATCGGCATGCATCTTTCCACAATTTCGCGAGTAGTAAATCGTAAATACGCCCATACGCCGCAGGGCGTGATTGAGTTGAGGCGGTTTTTTACTGAAGGAATGCTAAATGAAGAAGGTGAAGAGGTTTCGACGCGCATACTTAAGCTGAGGATCAAGAAAATGGTTGAGGACGAGGATACTAAGAAGCCATTGACCGATGACCAGATCGCAAGAGTTTTGAGTAACGAAGGAGTCAAACTTTCAAGGAGAACGGTCGCAAAATATCGCGATCAAATGAACATTCCCGGCTCGCGGGAACGTAAGACTGTTATTTAA
- the recJ gene encoding single-stranded-DNA-specific exonuclease RecJ, translating to MQKRWKIRKHDAAAVSKLASQISVKPLVAALLISRGHETQEKAFEFLHPSPEHLHEPFLLKGMKEAIERIQRAIAESEKILIWGDYDVDGTTGTVLLRKMLSLLGSDSVFHIPNRFTEGYGINIPALEEAYKNGVTLVISVDTGTTSVKEVEFANSIGLDVIITDHHLPKTGEPLPPAIAVINPNQPGCTYPDKHLAGVGVAFKLAHALLRENNLEHEVPGFLKIAALGTVADMMSLTGENRAIVSLGLIDLPKTDSFGLKALMEVADCRSDMTSYHIGFRIGPRINAAGRMDVAKHVVELFEEKSFGKARELAALLDSRNRERQQMQQKITDLALTETETHDGKHFVVVSGEGWHQGVIGLAASRIAEKLYRPTIVLSLRDGIGHGSARSIAGFHLLEALESCGDLFEKFGGHAAAAGMSIKQDNIVELRERLNEYASAKLSPDELIPELNIDALVTSESLGLDLVEQLGAFEPFGMGNPKPVFVTRDLVLRDEPFVMKDKHLKLKVIGEGNKQFEAVWWDGVERSKGQTLRPNSRIELAYVAEANIWQGNTRLQLVVEDLRTDN from the coding sequence GTGCAAAAACGCTGGAAAATTCGAAAACACGATGCTGCCGCAGTCAGCAAACTTGCCAGTCAGATCAGTGTAAAACCGCTCGTAGCTGCGCTTCTTATTTCACGCGGACACGAAACGCAGGAAAAGGCGTTTGAATTTCTTCATCCTTCGCCTGAACATCTTCACGAGCCTTTTTTATTAAAAGGCATGAAGGAAGCGATCGAGCGTATCCAGAGAGCGATTGCCGAAAGCGAAAAAATACTTATCTGGGGCGATTATGATGTTGACGGCACGACCGGAACAGTTCTGTTGCGTAAGATGTTATCGCTGCTAGGCTCGGACTCCGTTTTTCACATTCCAAATCGCTTTACCGAAGGCTACGGCATCAATATTCCAGCTCTCGAAGAAGCGTATAAAAACGGCGTCACGCTCGTCATTAGCGTGGATACCGGCACGACCAGCGTTAAAGAGGTCGAGTTTGCCAACAGCATCGGACTCGATGTAATAATTACCGATCATCACTTGCCAAAAACCGGCGAACCTCTCCCACCGGCCATTGCAGTCATAAATCCAAATCAACCCGGCTGCACTTATCCAGACAAACATCTTGCCGGCGTAGGTGTTGCTTTTAAACTTGCTCATGCGCTTCTGCGTGAAAATAATCTGGAACATGAAGTTCCCGGTTTTCTAAAGATCGCAGCACTGGGAACGGTCGCCGATATGATGTCTCTCACCGGAGAAAATCGTGCGATCGTTTCACTCGGCCTGATCGATCTCCCAAAGACCGATAGCTTTGGTCTCAAAGCATTAATGGAAGTCGCCGATTGCCGTTCTGATATGACTAGCTATCACATCGGTTTTCGGATCGGACCGCGAATTAATGCCGCAGGCCGCATGGATGTTGCGAAACACGTTGTCGAGTTATTTGAAGAAAAGAGTTTTGGAAAAGCTCGCGAGTTGGCCGCTCTATTGGACAGCCGGAACCGTGAACGCCAACAAATGCAGCAAAAGATAACCGATCTTGCGTTGACCGAAACTGAAACCCACGACGGAAAACATTTTGTTGTTGTTTCAGGCGAAGGCTGGCATCAGGGTGTAATCGGCCTTGCTGCGTCACGTATCGCTGAAAAGCTGTATCGTCCAACTATAGTTTTGTCATTAAGAGACGGAATTGGTCACGGCAGCGCACGAAGCATTGCGGGCTTTCATTTACTCGAAGCTCTCGAATCCTGTGGCGATCTTTTTGAGAAATTCGGCGGCCATGCTGCCGCAGCCGGTATGTCGATCAAGCAAGACAACATCGTCGAATTGAGAGAAAGACTTAATGAATATGCCTCAGCTAAACTCTCACCCGACGAACTAATCCCCGAACTCAACATCGACGCTTTGGTGACAAGTGAATCGCTTGGTCTTGATCTAGTCGAACAGCTTGGTGCTTTTGAACCTTTTGGAATGGGCAATCCAAAGCCAGTGTTTGTGACAAGAGATCTCGTCCTTCGCGATGAGCCTTTTGTAATGAAGGACAAGCATTTGAAATTGAAGGTGATAGGCGAAGGGAACAAGCAGTTTGAAGCAGTTTGGTGGGATGGTGTCGAACGATCAAAGGGGCAAACTCTCAGACCTAATTCACGCATCGAATTAGCTTACGTCGCCGAAGCAAATATTTGGCAAGGAAATACGCGGCTTCAACTTGTCGTAGAGGATTTGAGAACGGATAATTAA